One region of Pagrus major chromosome 5, Pma_NU_1.0 genomic DNA includes:
- the kctd10 gene encoding BTB/POZ domain-containing adapter for CUL3-mediated RhoA degradation protein 3, with translation MEDMSGESVVSSAVPAATTRTTSFKGSSPSSKYVKLNVGGALYYTTMQTLTKQDTMLKAMFSGRMEVLTDSEGWILIDRCGKHFGTILNYLRDGAVPLPDSRRETEELLAEAKYYLVQGLADECTAALQNKETYEPLCKVPLMTSSKEEQKLIATSNKPTVKLLYNRSNNKYSYTSNSDDNMLKNIELFDKLSLRFNGRVLFIKDVIGDEICCWSFYGQGRKIAEVCCTSIVYATEKKQTKVEFPEARIYEETLNILLYESHDGRGPDNALLEATGGAAGRSHHLDEDEERERIERVRRIHIKRPDDRTHHHQ, from the exons ATG GAAGATATGTCAGGAGAGAGTGTGGTGAGCTCGGCAGTGCCGGCAGCTACAACCCGGACTACATCCTTCAAGGGCTCCAGCCCCAGCTCTAAGTATGTGAAGTTAAATGTGGGTGGAGCACTGTACTACACTACAATGCAAACATTAACCAAACAGGACACGATGCTCAAAGCCATGTTCAGTGGCAGGATGGAGGTCCTCACAGACAGTGAAG GTTGGATCTTGATTGATCGCTGCGGGAAACATTTTGGAACAATCCTTAACTACCTTAGAGATGGGGCTGTGCCGCTCCCAGACAGCCGACGGGAGACTGAGGAACTGCTCGCTGAGGCCAAGTATTACCTTGTCCAAGGCCTAGCTGATGAATGTACAGCTGCCTTGCAG AACAAAGAAACTTATGAACCCCTTTGTAAAGTGcctctgatgacatcatctaaGGAAGAGCAGAAGCTTATTGCAACGTCTAATAAG CCTACTGTCAAACTGCTGTATAACAGAAGCAACAACAAGTATTCATATACCAG CAATTCTGATGACAACATGCTGAAAAATATTGAGCTGTTTGACAAGCTGTCATTGCGGTTCAACGGTCGGGTACTCTTCATCAAAGATGTGATCGGGGATGAGATCTGTTGTTGGTCATTTTATGGCCAAGGACGCAAGATTGCTGAAGTGTGCTGCACCTCCATTGTTTATGCTACAGAGAAGAAGCAGACAAAG GTTGAGTTCCCCGAAGCTCGAATCTATGAGGAGACCCTCAACATCCTCCTGTATGAGTCCCATGATGGGAGGGGTCCCGACAATGCCCTGCTGGAGGCCACAGGGGGCGCTGCAGGGCGATCTCATCATctggatgaggatgaggagcgAGAACGAATTGAGCGAGTTCGTAGGATTCATATCAAGCGACCTGATGACCGcacacaccaccaccagtga